One window of the Colletotrichum destructivum chromosome 4, complete sequence genome contains the following:
- a CDS encoding Putative ADC synthase, anthranilate synthase component I, chorismate-utilizing enzyme, with protein sequence MSGPRAVVPSLETVRSILSASAATNGSKKPTLVPVYRQISSDLITPSAAYLKVSAHHQDSDYSFLFESAATERVGRYSFVGAGPRKVLATGPGHGPECDPLPALEAELAQHVVAHVPGLQLPPMAGGAIGYVGYDCVRYFEPKTARPMKDVLQIPESLFMLFDTIIAFDRFYGVIKVITYLHVPEDNARLAAEYQKATQIIDDLVAVLNAPEIPIPEQQPIRLNQEYTSNVGQKGYEAHVTELKKHIVKGDIIQAVPSQRFARPTSLHPFNIYRHLRTVNPSPYLFYVNCKDFQIVGASPELLVKSEAGRVITHPIAGTVKRGKTPEEDQRLADELRSSLKDRAEHVMLVDLARNDVNRVGDPYTVRVDHLMVVEKFSHVQHLVSQVSGVLRPGQTRFDAFRSIFPAGTVSGAPKVRAMELIAELEKEKRGIYAGAVGYFGYGGVDEKGDEVEGAMDTCIALRTMLVKDGVAYLQAGGGIVFDSDEYDEWMETMNKLGANMQCITTAEELYYEQQQAASK encoded by the exons ATGTCGGGACCG CGCGCAGTTGTCCCGTCCCTCGAGACGGTCAGGTCGATcctctccgcctcggccgcgacgaaCGGCTCCAAGAAACCGACCCTCGTCCCCGTCTACCGCCAGATCTCCTCCGACCTCATCACCCCCTCCGCTGCCTACCTCAAGGTCTCCGCGCACCACCAGGACTCGGACTACTCCTTCCTCTTCGAgagcgccgccaccgagcgTGTCGGCCGCTACagcttcgtcggcgccggcccccGAAAGGTGCTCGCCACCGGCCCCGGCCATGGCCCCGAATGCGACCCTCTGCCGGCCCTGGAGGCCGAATTGGCGcagcacgtcgtcgcccacgTGCCCGGCCTGCAGCTCCCGCccatggccggcggcgcgatCGGTTACGTCGGCTACGACTGCGTGCGGTACTTCGAGCCCAAGACGGCACGACCGATGAAGGACGTCCTCCAGATCCCCGAGTCGCTCTTCATGCTCTTCGACACCATCATCGCGTTTGACCGCTTCTACGGCGTCATCAAGGTCATCACCTACCTCCACGTCCCCGAGGACAACGCCCGGCTCGCGGCCGAGTACCAGAAGGCGACGCAAATCATCgacgatctcgtcgccgtcctcaaCGCCCCCGAGATCCCGATCCCTGAGCAGCAGCCCATCCGGCTCAACCAGGAGTACACGTCCAACGTCGGCCAGAAGGGCTACGAGGCGCACGTCACGGAGCTCAAGAAGcacatcgtcaagggcgacATTATCCAGGCCGTGCCCTCGCAGCGCTTCGCCCGCCCCACGAGCCTGCACCCCTTCAACATCTACCGCCACCTGCGGACGGTGAACCCGTCGCCGTACCTCTTCTACGTCAACTGCAAGGACTTCCAGATCGTCGGCGCCTCGCCCGAGCTGCTCGTCAAGTCCGAGGCCGGCCGCGTCATCACCCACCCgatcgccggcaccgtcaagCGCGGCAAGacgcccgaggaggaccagcgcctcgccgacgagctgcgcaGTTCGCTGAAGGACCGCGCCGAGCACGTCATGCTGGTGGACCTCGCGCGCAACGACGTCAACCGCGTCGGCGACCCCTACACGGTGCGCGTCGACCACCTCATGGTCGTCGAGAAGTTCAGCCACGTCCAGCACCTCGTCTCGCAGGTCTCGGGTGTGCTACGGCCGGGCCAGACCCGCTTCGACGCCTTCCGGAGCATCTtccccgccggcaccgtATCGGGCGCGCCCAAGGTGCGTGCCATGGAGCTGATTGCcgagctggagaaggagaagaggggtaTCTACGCCGGCGCAGTCGGCTACTTTGGCtatggcggcgtcgatgagaagggcgacgaggtcgagggtgCCATGGACACGTGTATCGCGTTGCGGACGATGCTCGTCAAGGATGGCGTGGCGTATCTGCAAGCTG gcggcggcatcgtATTTGACTCGGATGA GTACGACGAGTGGATGGAAACGATGAACAAGCTCGGCGCGAATATGCAGTGCATAAccacggcggaggagctTTATTACGAGCAACAACAAGCAGCGAGTAAATAA
- a CDS encoding Putative RGS domain superfamily, RGS, subdomain 2 protein, with protein sequence MSLKFYKTPGAGRPWRPPVMEEDCRSYRRRAKRTNKWIPPRLGFEEVIRNKTESPCSLNDFMDYLVYVEQDAEPLQFFLWYCGYVHEWTTALTPEQRALAPRWDPDRGRKLSPRERRARNASKVSNILEMLDEESDHHQVDKAGGGYRRDVSSAARSSPSRATVVDEEKVLESKEDGGLQAPAASQPFRADIDAVTSHYITPNAPRRLNLTKDDRNAVLAATSATTHPSALLPAFEKAEALLRGKLHPDFIRHSMANANRAATHLLRLLGLVLLVLGLGLDAALILSSFSRYYRLLSTPLLFLGLAVFVAALDGVSLRLHLSRRRHVRPWEVPDLEAGTGADKRHRRAATFASVAGAVDPLRKPSLQTMGPENVFSDEEWVAAYDRRRLWRRVFERTSGSRNPHLRILQDGVVAGAVLWTALATVGIGVGSVFIPSYNMF encoded by the exons ATGTCGCTCAAGTTCTACAAAACGCCCGGCGCCGGACGGCCGTGGCGCCCGCCAGTCATGGAGGAAGATTGCCGGAgctaccgccgccgggcAAAGCGAACCAATAAGTGGATTCCGCCCCGGCTCGGGTTCGAGGAGGTCATCAGGAACAAGACGGAATCC CCATGCTCGTTGAACGACTTCATGGACTACCTGGTTTACGTCGAGCAGGACGCCGAGCCGCTCCAGTTCTTCCTGTGGTACTGCGGCTACGTCCACGAGTGGACGACGGCCCTGACGCCCGAGCAGCGCGCCCTCGCGCCGCGCTGGGACCCGGACCGCGGCAGGAAGCTCAGCCCCCGGGAGAGGCGGGCCAGGAACGCGAGCAAGGTGAGCAACATCCTCgagatgctcgacgaggagagcgacCATCACCAggtcgacaaggccggcggAGGCTACAGACGTGATgtgtcctcggcggccagatCGTCGCCTTCTAGGGcgaccgtcgtcgacgaggagaaggtaTTGGAGAGCAAAGAGGACGGGGGTCTGCAAG cCCCGGCAGCATCACAGCCCTTCCGCGCCGACATTGACGCCGTGACGAGCCACTACATCACCCCGAACGCCCCGCGCCGCCTCAACCTCACCAAAGACGACCGcaacgccgtcctcgccgcaACGTCCGCGACGACGCATCCCtcggccctcctccccgccttcgagaaggccgaggccctcctccgcggcAAGCTCCACCCGGACTTCATCCGCCATAGCATGGCCAACGCCAACCGCGCCGCCACgcacctcctccgcctcctcggcctcgtgctgctggtcctcggcctcggcctcgacgccgcactgatcctctcctccttttcgCGGTACTACCGCCTCCTCTCCACGCCCCTACTattcctcggcctcgccgtcttcgtcgccgccctcgacggcgtctcccTGCGCCTCCACCTCTCGCGCAGACGCCACGTCCGGCCCTGGGAGGTGCCCGACCTCGAGGCGGGCACGGGCGCAGACAAGCGCCACCGTCGCGCCGCGACGTTCGCgagcgtcgccggcgccgtcgacccgcTCCGCAAGCCGAGTCTACAGACGATGGGGCCGGAGAACGTCTTCTCCGACGAGGAGTGGGTCGCCGCGTAcgatcggcggcggctatGGCGGCGCGTCTTCGAGCGGACCAGCGGGAGCCGCAACCCGCACCTGAGGATTCTgcaggacggcgtcgtggcgGGCGCCGTGCTGTGGACTGCGCTGGCGACGGTGGGTATCGGTGTCGGGTCGGTATTCATACCCTCGTACAACATGTTTTGA